In Chaetodon trifascialis isolate fChaTrf1 chromosome 8, fChaTrf1.hap1, whole genome shotgun sequence, the DNA window gcacaacactgaatATGTATATAAGTGATTCTGGCCTTTCACATCAACAGATAAAACACGAACATTGGCCACCGCTTCATGTCATTACACACACTGACCGACTCTCAGCACCCCAAAACTTCAGCATCCCTGGTTTGAGGACGGAAATGTTTAAAAACTTTAATCTTTAAACAGAATttaacagctgctcactgtgatTTTTACCTAAAAGACACTCAAACAGGACAAAACAGTGTGCctgtttgggactattttcagcggcggattaatccacatttggtgctctatggcagcaggacagtgtgtgactgatgtgttttaaatagTCCCTAACAAACACTCCATGTCCTCCGTCACCTAAAAACTGCAGCATCCAGCAGAAATACATGAAtcattttaatatgaaaaaatctttatttttgtgacCTTATTTCACTTGAGACCAGTGGGACTGGGAccgagagacaaagacagggcAGGGAACTGATGAGGCTTTCTAAACCCGTGAGTGTGACGACTGAAGATCTCTGAATATGTTGGAAGAATCCTTTCAGAGTTGAGCTGCTGCATCGACTCGTCCCAGTTTGGGTTGCTGGCTGTCTGCGCAGTGGAGGACTCtgaacatggtttattttgtgtCTGCAAAAGAAAAGGTTGCAGAATGCGTAAACTCCTCCATGTCTTTACTTCCCTCTCTTTTAGGGAAAAGCAACAAGGAAGTGTTAGACCTGCTGTCGTCCGGGTTCCGGCTGCCCTGTCCAACCCGCTGTCCTCAGAATATTTACCGGATTATGATGGACTGCTGGGCCGCTGAGCCCTCCAAGAGACCCTCCTTTCACGCCCTGCACAGCCAGCTGGACACCATATATGCCAGGATATATTTCAAGACTATAGAGGTTTAGAAGGACGGAGACATggaggaagacgaggacgaTGAGAGGGTTGTGATCCGCTGCATCtggacatcagcagcaggatgggctgcaaacatgaagaagaaaggaaaggggGATGAGACATAATAAGGAACGCTCTCCTCCCCCTTTCAGCCCACTTCAacagagcttcagcagcagataAGCTACTGAAACGTTCAGAGGACGCTCATCAGATCAAAGACGGATGAGGAAGACTTCATTTCTTGGGCTAAAAGGAAGCGGACAAATGACCTGAAGTGAAACTAGCCTGAGAAAGGTGTGTAAATACACTCCTAGGTAAAAACACCTTCACACTGAAGCCCTCAGCACATTCACAGAACcaactgtttttaattttatacCCTTCTGTGTTTTATAAATGATATTTTATTACTTCTGTACGTGCCATGTCTGTGTATGCACACTTTGAAAAGTTCTGAACTCACAGGACTTAAATGAATCGCCCGTCCTCGGACTGCAGAGCCAGCGCTAAAATCGAGGTTATGTGCAATAATGACGTGCTTGCTGGGTTTTTAGCCACGTTAGCAGCCCGGTGCTAGAGATGCTGATGTGGATCGCTCAGTCGGTCCAACGAAAGCGAAACATCTCAACGCAGATTGAACTGATCGCGCTCCCATTGAACAGCTTTTCATCTGGCACCACCAACATGTCAGTTTCATCATCTCATCTCCGAATGAACACAATGACCGATAACTCTTTCACTGAGTGAGGCACGCTAGAAAAATCCAAATCTGTTCGTAAtaggaatagttcaacatttggGGATATATACTTCTTGGCTCTCTTGCTTAGAGTTCCAGCATatgagaagattaataccacAGTGATGTTTCTACGTTAACTATGATGCTGGAGccattagcctagcttagcataaagactggaagcagggggaaacagctagcctggctttaCCCACAGTTAATAAAACACACCTACCAAAGCTAGTTATATGTTGTCCCTGGTTTGTTTAATCAGTATGAAACCAAAAATGACTTGCGGCTGtgcacagtgacttcctggagtctgctggttgcctggcgATCCCAAAGTGACAGTGAAACTGGGGGCTGCGGAGCGAGTGTGGTGTAGCAGCTGTAGCGGGTTTCGCAACTATTGGGATCGTCACGACACCGCTGACCCGAAAACATTTTGTGTTGAGTGTTTCACCTCGAGAACGACTCTAGAAAGCAGAATGAGGAAGCCTGCCGAGGCTTTTTTGGTGAATGTGCCTAGTGAAGGCTGATGTGCCATCTTTGAACACAGAATCCACTTCTCATTTACATCCAGCCGCTGGTCACCAACTGTTCAGCAGAGGAAAGCTTCATGTCCCACAGGGCCAGTCTGCCTGGAGGACAGCAGTCAATAGTAAATACAATGATATGGTACAATATATACAATCCATATACCTGGTTTCCCctggtttccagtctttaaaCTAAGCTAAGTGCCTCCTGGTTTAGTGTACAGAGTGGAGATGATCTTCTCACTGAAGGCTTTGAAAGAAGCAAATAAACTCCAGCAGTTAAATAACATGCCAAGCTGAAAACAATGCCAGTCATTAGCACATTTAGCATGTCAGGATTGAGCTGAACGCACGGCTGAGCCTAACCACAGCCGAGGCCGAGCGTGGTCAGCCGAGGCTGAGGTGTCCTAAATTGACCACAGAGGAAAAACTAACCTATGTGATTGATGTGACATGACGTTTTTTTCCCGTGGCGACACTCAGAGTTAACATTTTTCATCCAGATCTACTTCAGagtttctctccttcttttaaTCCAGCCaccagtttttgttttccatcctCACGGGCTCCTAGCGTGGCTACACACTGTTAATCTTGATATTAACCACAAGTATAAAGCTTTTTCTTCAGCCTAACTTCTGTCACTGGAATTTCAGAAGTTTTTGGCAACTCAGTACATATCTAATACTCTAATACACTGGATGCAAGTTGTTTTTATGCTCCTGTGAAACATTTTGGGGGTTGTCACAGTGCTTGAAAAGTGACCACAGAGCCGTGTGTACAGGCCTTAAGTTATTAAAGCTCTCTGAGAGGCCCGTAGTAATGGCCAGTTACAAGTATTGTGCCTATGTTTACACTACAGActctgcccacacacacacgtcaaaaTACAGACTGGAAAGAAgtacaaaaactgaagatctgACGGCAAAAAGCCCTGCAGTGACTCAGCCGTATCCGGAAGCGGGGAGTGGGATTTCTGCACCACCAAACTGTACAACACTGTcgcaatgcaatgcaatttcAGAACAATGCAACCTTTGTCTTTTATGCATGACATTTACAGCAGACGAAGCCAAGTTCAGGAAACTTCAGCCATAATCACAGAATCACAAGAAGGAGTCTGATGTTTTAAGCTGAGTGCCATCAGGTACCAAACACCAGTAGTGCAAAGAATAAAGTATTTTAAGTATTGTTTGGAAAGgtgtctgtgctttctgtcaTAACGTCTGCTGCCTGTTTCACGTGCGTGGGCCGCGTTCCACTTATTTCCTGGAGTGCAGATGGAAAGAATGTGGGATGATTTGGGGAAGGTACCTGATAATGGGGTTTATTATGACAATGACAGCACCGTCAGTCGAGTGAATGACAAAGGATATTGTTTTACTGAGCCTCACTTAAAGGCTCATTTGGCTCTGCTGACGCGTCCTCatgcactttgttttctttggtctGAATCAGCTATAGTTGAAAGGTCGACTGCTGCGctgtagttttgtttttcataagTTCTGCTACATGACGTAAATAACACAGCTTGTACACAAAAATCAGGTGATTTCACAAAAACTTTTTAGCCCAAACTCCACTTTTGCAAAATACACAAGATCCTCATTGGCACAGATGAAGCTTGTGGACATCACGCTAACATTTACCAAAGTTTTTTTCCATAGTTAAAAATCACATGACTTACGTGGTGAAACCGGTCTTCACCAGGTCAGAGATCTTGGCAGGAGATGCTGTCAGAACTGTCAGTTGGATCAAATGAAGAGTAAATGAACGCATCCTAAATTCTGCACACCCGGACAGACTAAACAAAGAGGCAGCGGTGACTGACTGTGCCGTCACTCCTTCACTGGTGACGACATCTCGTCTGAACCCAGAGAGGAACTTCTTGAAGGGGTACAGCTGCTCTGAAAGATTAACTTCTTTATCTGTGGGCTTCTCTTTTCACAAATATCTGATTCTAGACTTCACTGGAACTTGTTAGCAGCACTCCCTTAAGATCTGATTCCTGAGTTTGATGTGACTCTAGCTCCTGATTTCCTTGTATGACTCTTGAACCTGGTTCTGATCCAGGTTTGTAGGATTGGGTGATATAAAAATGTCCAACCAGCCAGCCCTAGTAGATTGTTGAGATGTCTCTAAATGTGACTGAagtctcactgtgtgttcacTCTAAATCCTCTTTTCTAAACCAAGAAGATGCTTCACTTCTGCTTTTAGAGCTTTCTGACTGGGGAGGGATGTTCAGGATGCTTGCACCTCATAAGAATCTACACCTCGAAGCCCGTCTGGACCCGGACTCTAGAGTGTGTCCTGAGTTTGATTCAAGATGTTCTGTTTGCTGAGTTCAGACTGTCGCTGGCCAACACACTCAGAGTATCTTTACACATATGTTACTATCCGTTTCGGGTGTCATCCTCGTTTGGATCGTACTCCGGACGTGATGTTTACGTAGAACGCCTCGTGTTCATGCGGGTTTCTACACACAATCCAACTGATCAATTTCTTGATGAATGCTTGACAATGTGTGTACATTTACGACCACACCTGACCAGGTGGTACACAGGTATAATCACTGATAAATCTTTTCCCAaagtacagacacacaaacctctcaAGAAGAACTTTTGGGTTTCCAGGGTTTGAAAAGTCCTCCTGACTGACACCTGAAGAATGACGATTAAACCTCATTTAACTGTTCATGAACAGAACTGCAGACTGGACGGGTTTGAAGAAAATCACCAAAGAAGATGAAAGCCAGCCACTGGATTTTTGACAACCTGTCCACACAGAACGTCTTCTAATTGACCCATAAAGCATCAGTAAACAGACTGTTAACCATTAATGAGTTGCAGCTTTCAAACCCCACAAGCTCACAGACTCACGATTCAAAACATTTCTACTTTCAGAAACTTTCAGAAATATTTCTGGTGCATAAACATTGGGGAGGCTGTTGTGGAAATAttttttggatttggattttaaATGTATAAAAGCTGCTCAGTTCTGCTTCTTTTGTCAAATGACCAGTGTGTTCATTCGCCTGATTACTGAATTTCTCTTTATCTTACCTTCACTGGTTGTGAAGTATTGAAGTATTATGTGCTCGTccctttaatgttgcagctcattttaatgacttcatATATTGCTGGATAGCTGGTGAATTGTAAATATCTTACTTTAACCTAAAATAATACAATTTATTCGCTagttatattttgtattattaatccAAATCTATAAAGTAACAAGAAAACTTTGCCTCTGAATTACTCACATAAAGTACTTAGAAAAGTACACCACATCTCCCCGTctacagcactgtgtgtgtacatacctGTCctatccattcatccattcatccattcatccattcattcctCAGTCACTGTGGTCGTTTGTGATTTATGACACGTCTGTCAGATCATAGGCGGGGCTCCCGTGAATACTATTATGGTCTGGCAGGAGGAAGTTGCTGTCAGTCCTTTCAGCGCAGCAGTCACAGTCTCAACGGGACAAACCCATCAGCAGTTTCGCTGTAGGCATTCCGAGGATTCCCCGCGCTCCATCCTCTCTACCTGTCCAACAGGTGTGTCCGGCTGTCTTCGCTGACGCGctctgaggcagaggaggcgaAGGCGGCTCTGCGCGGCGGCCATTCATGGTCATCTATGGGTGAGTGTCTGCGGAAAGCTTGTCCATGTCTGGAGGCTCTATGGCAGAGGATTTTCAGCGACAAGAAGGCTTCTTCTGGGGGAGGAGGAGCGCGCGGTGGCagcggaggagaaggaggcgaCGGCACTGACGGAGGCGGTGAGGAGAGACCGCCGCCCGCGAGTCCTCCGGCGCAGGACAGGCTGTCCGAGAGCGGCTCCGTGTACACGGCGCTGTGGCCCTTTGAATCCCGGCACACCGATGAGCTGTCGTTCCAGGAGGGGGATCTGTTCAGCGTCATCCGCCGCAGCGGGGACTGGTGGAGCGCGCGGAGGATCGATAAGAACGGGCGCGTCCTGGACACCGGGATCGTGCCCAGTAACTACCTGGTCAGGGCCGAATCCCTGGAAATGCAGCCGTGAGTGTTCAGCTGAGACAGCTCTTCTCTAATGTACTGCACATCTGATTTGTCAATCAGTCAACTAATTCAAATCGAGAGGAAGTTATCAATCAGATCATCTGAGACGTTCATGTCAGCAAGAAGCGCAGTGTCAAGTGTGGACATACACAAAATAACAGGGACAGAGTCTAGACCAGCCTCAGTCCTGACAGCCAAATCCTATTCTAAACTTACCAGATGTGATGAGTCACTGAAGTTTTACATGTGTTCTGCTTCCACCTGCAGCCACATGAATGCGTTTGGGATAGGTCTATGTACTGGCtctgaaacacatgcacagtgcaAGTGATGCAGTGAATCAAACAGCTTCAGCCTgagcagtgaaacacagcacaggTCTGCATGCAAACTGTAAGAAGAAGAACTTGTGGAAATGTGGAAGCTTGTCAACGCGTGCTGTTAAACACACTTTATGTAGTGATTTGAAAGAAGCTTTCGCTGCATTAAACAGAGCCAGTGttaaacactgacagcacagtgcGACTGCTGAGACAAATGACAACAGAATAGAGAATAAGACGAGTCCTCTGGATCACAGCTAGCATACACTTATCAAAGTGATCTTATTTCACACGCTTAAGTAATAAATGTTGgcctgtttttgtcaaagggCAGTGAGACCTGACGTGAGCAAAGCATCCTTTCGGTATGTCCAGCATGTCCATCATCACTTCTCTCGTCCTCGCACGGTTtagcttttcatgcagtgtgtttgaTTCAAAATCAGATTCTGTCACTTCTGTGACAAACCACCGTCCACAGCGTCGTGTCTGCGTCTCTCAGCAGTGATGAAAACTGGGACGCCGACACTGCCACAGTCGGCTTcaccacttcttcttctgtctttttcctcttctgtctgtttatcGCTGCATCAGAATGGGAAGTGTGTAACGTGTGGTTATTCCCACACGTCaggtgctgcagagctggattAATTATAGAGTTGCTGGAGCTTATGAGTAAACCTAGTcattaaaaatgagaaagaaaagctgcaaacgCCTGTCAAAACACAGGTTCAGGCTTTGGTCAGTTAGATGTTGGTTCACAgtgatttttctttgtcatgcaCCATAAATAGAATACGTTTCCAGATCTTGTACACCTAAGATTATTCCAAGGAGGATTTCAAAATATATTATCTACATTTACAAACTATCTCAGATCATTAATGTCGGCATTACTTCTTAATACCTTCTGGCTTTCTGTCCATCCAGGTGGTTTTTTGGGACAATGAACCGCTTTGAGGCCCAAAGCCACCTGCTGGGACCCGGAAATGACCAGGGAGCTTTCCTCATCCGACAAAGTGAGAAGGACAACGTTGGATTCGTTCTTTCAGGCAAGACGAGAAGGAGGGTGGCGATGAGGAGAGGCCACGAGGAGAGCGAGGGCGTTACAGTGTCCGTGGGTTAAAAAGGAATCAGTGAAGAGGGagtttcacttcacttcagaaACAGTGTAGGATGTTCAAGAGAGATGTAAAACATGCTAAAAGGGCAGCAGTCAGCCTGAATGCAGGAGTTTTGGGGAAGGCCGCTCAGCTGACAAGGAAACTGGAGAACATCTCACCTCACTCGACCTTCTTTTCTGCCTTGATGAAGCTCACAGTAACTGTCAGCTAACCCAGCCGAAAGACTCCGTAAAAACTCCAAAAGCTAACCGAAGTCCACGTAGGTTCGTCTAAACTGATCAGCTCTGACTGATCCCAAACCAGCTGTAGCTTGTCCTGCTGTGGCCGTGGCTGCACCGTCAGGTTTATTCcttatcttcctctctgttcGCTTAAAGCTCACGTCGTTCTAGCTTCACGTGTCTGTTTGGCCACGTCACTCATGGACAGGTTGTTACAGTTCAGCTGGAAACCAAAAGACGCagcttattgtttttgtggaggAAACTTGCAGGAGAAGATCAGTcccactctcatatctgtaagATGAACATGAAGCGACAGCctgcaggttagcttagcttagctccaCCTTCCTCCCATGAGCAGTCGGAGGGCATTCACCTGCTGCCCtttcaaagagcagcagcacaagcggaaccacagaaaatgtcagtatttatgttttccatcatttcatgCATCTTACTAATCTGCACCTTTCAACATAACCTACAACAGCGGCTTCCAGCGAGGGGCGTGGAAACAATCAAGGGTCTGTGAGAGTCGTGCCACAGGTCTGCTAAAGACCAGGATGTACGGGACGAAGCCAAAAACTGCCTCAGCAATTCATCCAGAATATCTAAAGCACTTTACAGGGAGGTGCAGTCCAAAGTGAGAGCAACCAGAGCGTCGATAATGTCCGATTTCAAAGGGAAACTGTGCATGCACGACTATGGGAAGCACAGTGGGCCAAAGTTAAACCAGGAAATCAGTCTGCGAACAGACAGACTGTGAAATCATGTTACAGGGCTCCACACTGATCGATATGCAGCCATTTTCCCAGTCAAAATCTCCCGTGGTGACATTTGTGTGAGTGGCTGAATCTTTGAGAAATATCCGAGCCAAACTGGAGAGGCACACGGCCCTGAACGCAGCAGCTCAACACTCACCGCTTTAGACGTGCAAATGTGTGAAGGTCAACGGCACACACACGTCGTCATTTCAGATTACATGAAGGTAGATGAAAGGACGTCTGTGCCGATCTGTGCCAGGAGAAATGTCACGATGGTAGCAACAGGTTACTGATTTATGgtgaataataaataacatgCGATACGTTTAAGTATCATCTGGTTAGATGAAGTTTTAAGTTAGTCTGGATTTCTAGTCTAGCCTAATCTAATATAATCTGGGGGTTGTTTCTAACAAAGATATGGTGAATTAATGTGGTAAATGCAGCATTGCTGTAACAGATCGAGACGATCGccaaagacacagaaaataaGATGCAAGCTGCGAAAAACCCCAAATGtcatttaaagtttgtttttgatGGACGGTTGAAGGTTGAACCTCTGCTGCGTTCACTGCTTCTGCTGTCtgatgtggaaaaacacacGACAAACATTTCTGGTTCGTCCAGTTTGGGCTTCCTGACATTTTTAATTACAgcttcacaaaataaaaagctgatttGGAATTTAACAATTACTGCGTCATATTCCTGCAGATGCCCAGTGTCTTAAGTTCACGGCTGTTTCTGACTTTGGGTTCACGTGTGAATCTCTCCGCAGTGAGGACGAGCAACGGGGTGAAGCACTTTAAGATCCTCCAGGGAAACGAGGGTCATTTTTACGTGGAGCCCAACCACCACTTCAGCTCTCTGATCGACTTGGTGGAGCATTACGGCGCCAACAGCCTGAACAACacatgcatgctgggaaaccCCTGCAAGAGGGTAGGACAGGCTGCGTGGTGTCCgtctttctgcttcttcttcaatTGTTTGTTCCTCTTATTTCTGTTCATGTGAAAACAAGAAGTGTGGACATAAAGTATTTCTCTCAAACACAGATCTCTCTAATCCTGAAACACGCACGTTCATGTGCTTCATCGTATTCGGAGACGCACTATGATTTATATCTTATTAACCTTTCCTACTAAACTTATTTCAGTAGAACAGACACGTcactctgctgactgactgaggcAGAAACCAGCAAATAAGGCAACAAATCAGCAAACATGAACGCGGTGGCAGGACGAGTCCGTCACTGGAAATGATGGTGGACATTTTAATAACACACTTCCCTTTGTGTGCATACAGATACCTGAAAACTGATGGGAAAAACTGAACTTATCCTTTAGGCCATTAAAATGCACTTTATCAAAGCAGGATCAGCCAAAAATCTCCACTTTCAGCTTCTGAATTGTGAAGATTTGCTCagtttctttgtcttatgtgacaGTAACCTGAATGTCTTTGGCTTTGGGTtaacacaaacatgtttcacTATATTCCGTCGTTTTATGctctaaaacacacatgcatgataTCCACTTAACTCGAAATAGATGAGACTGTATGTTCTGTCTTTGTATTGGTGCCTttaaagtgtgtctgtgtgtttcctccatcAGAAAAAGCCCAACACTCCAGATCTGAATCACTTTACTGTGGATGAGTGGGAGCTCCCCAAAGACGAGTTCAccctggaggaggagctgggcaGCGGCTACTTCGCCGACGTCTACCAGGGACGCTGGAAAAACCTCATTAAAGTCGCCATCAAGATCCTCAAAAGCGGtatttcttcatctctgctgatTGATGAACATGAGCTCTTTCTCCACAAATAACAAAAGAGATGGAAGGAGAGTTTTCACCGGCGTGGTCCTTCTGTTACTGTGCTGGCTGCTTTGAATATTTGGAGTTTGAATGTCTGATCTGGTGACAGCTACAGGCTTCACCGAGACGAGAGACAACAATCAGGACAGTCAGACACTTTGTGATCCACGAGTAGTCATGTGACATCcattttacttcctgttttgactCAAGTTTGCTGATCGATGCTCAAACAAGAGCCCGAGCGACTGGTTGATAAAAGACTCGACAGGCTTAGTGGGAATGGACAGCGGCCCGCAGTGTTCGAAACCCCCACAGGAACCTGTTCATATGTTCTTCCCTTTATTTGCTTACGTTTGTTAGCATGTTGCTAATTTCATTACGTGATCTGATTGGCCTGTTAACGGGGGAAAGATGGCTTCCATCAGTTTCTGTGATTGTTAGCCAGCTTATATACGTAGCTGTGTTAAATGATGTAACTCTACCATAAACATAACTCAACCATCAATTACACCAACAGCAGCGAGGAGGCCGCTACGTCAATGAGTGACCTTTAGtgacctgcaggtggagacGCCCAGTGGACATGAGGTGAACTGCGCCTCAACATGAGGCTGTGAAAGTGCTGTAATCGTTTGTTGAGACAGACTCAGGTCAAGTCGATCATTTTGATTTTTGCCGTTTCAGCGTTATTGAGTCAGGTGGGAGACATGAGCCAATGAGATCGAACCGTCTAACCTGCAGcgtttcattcactcactgtCATCCAGGGTTTGGAGAAtatttctccttcctcttcctcttcctctttctgctgctttagaAACTCTTAaactcctcctcactgctcctgaCAGTGTTTCACCTGTGCAGCTCCCTGAAGGGCTGAGATGCTTCGTGATGAACGTTTATCAAACCACCAGGATCGAgtctgaaaatgtcatttttccaAGAATTCTCATTCTTTCATTGCTAAGAGCAACTCTTTGCACCAGTAATCTCGATGAATATGGCCTCTGTTCTGGGACGCTGCAGGAATCAGTAATAAAGTAATAGTAAAGCTGTGACTCACCTAAATGTCCACACATAAGCGCTCACGATGTTGTGCTGATAATCGCTAACACCTGGAGCTGCCCTGCACAGCTGCAGTC includes these proteins:
- the ptk6b gene encoding protein-tyrosine kinase 6b; protein product: MGECLRKACPCLEALWQRIFSDKKASSGGGGARGGSGGEGGDGTDGGGEERPPPASPPAQDRLSESGSVYTALWPFESRHTDELSFQEGDLFSVIRRSGDWWSARRIDKNGRVLDTGIVPSNYLVRAESLEMQPWFFGTMNRFEAQSHLLGPGNDQGAFLIRQSEKDNVGFVLSVRTSNGVKHFKILQGNEGHFYVEPNHHFSSLIDLVEHYGANSLNNTCMLGNPCKRKKPNTPDLNHFTVDEWELPKDEFTLEEELGSGYFADVYQGRWKNLIKVAIKILKSDSEVNHREFQREVQILKSLRHRHLISLFAVCTASAPYWIITELMEKGSMLSFLRSPEGQNQDIVSLVDMGAQVADGMAYLEDQSSIHRDLAARNVLVGEDNICKVADFGLARVIKEPFYITEDKKIPYKWSAPEAISHGKFSNKSDVWSFGVLLYELTTYGGVPYPALSNQEVFQQVTKGYRMPAPAKCPNFLYQIMLKCWSAAPADRPDFKSLKVQLDSSSYELE